The genomic DNA TTCTTCCCGGTGACCGTGTTGCCGTGGAAATGTCTCCTTATGATTTAAGTAAGGGACGTATAACGTATCGTTATAAATAAATTTTAATTCAAAAGTTTTAGTATTATGAAGACTCGATCTTCAGTAAAGAAAAGAAGTCCAGACGATAAAATTGTACGACGCAACGGTCGTGTATATGTAATTAATAAAAAGAATCCACGCCACAAGCAGCGGCAAGGATAATAAATTCGGATAATTTT from Fodinibius salinus includes the following:
- the rpmJ gene encoding 50S ribosomal protein L36 translates to MKTRSSVKKRSPDDKIVRRNGRVYVINKKNPRHKQRQG